A genomic stretch from Acropora palmata chromosome 13, jaAcrPala1.3, whole genome shotgun sequence includes:
- the LOC141863195 gene encoding uncharacterized protein LOC141863195: MAHKPVVRESASTTKVRMAKPHPLANSINNCMYTGPSLQPLLWDISIRARMSTHLVLVDIQKAFLQIGVREEDRDAFPFLLNINGQEQHLRFTRVPFGGESSQFLLGATLNYHYNQQCKESQETVQALRKNK; this comes from the coding sequence ATGGCACATAAACCAGTCGTTAGAGAGAGTGCTAGTACTACCAAAGTAAGAATGGCAAAACCACACCCTCTGGCCAACAGCATAAACAACTGTATGTACACAGGTCCATCATTGCAGCCCTTACTGTGGGACATCTCGATCAGAGCACGCATGTCCACCCATCTTGTTCTAGTGGATATTCAAAAGGCGTTTTTGCAGATTGGCGTCAGAGAAGAGGATAGAGATGCATTCCCGTTTCTGCTCAACATAAACGGCCAAGAACAACACCTGAGGTTCACCAGAGTCCCCTTTGGAGGAGAGTCTAGCCAGTTTCTGCTAGGTGCTACCCTCAACTACCATTACAATCAGCAATGCAAAGAATCTCAAGAAACCGTCCAGGCTCTAAGGAAGAACAAGTAG